From Platichthys flesus chromosome 19, fPlaFle2.1, whole genome shotgun sequence:
CAACAGAAGCAGAAAATACAAAGTTAGCAACTAGCTAGTAAAGAAAGTGGTTAAAGAGCATTTGAGCACAACACAATGATGCTGCAAGACTCTGAATTAGTAACCTTATTAACTGAATTAGTTAATAAGCAAAAGTTTGCGAACAAATTAGCCTTAAATACTTAAGGTTTGCATATTATCTTGATTGTGAAAATCCATTAATTTTAGCTTAAATAGAATGATTCCATAATTTGGGAACTAAACTTATTCTCGTAGTCGTTGCATCGTGCTTATGTCAGCCTCTAGCTTCATATTTAGCTGAACAGTCCGAGCATAATAACGATCTTCTGATCAAATTATTCGTCTATTTCTGAATTTGACTGAATGATTGTCTTTATCCACGTCTCTTGAATCTCATGGACACTTTTTGAACGTGTCCTTTCAGGAGTTTGAAGCCGAGGATCAGGACGATGGGAGTGGGACCACAGACGAAGATGACTCTTGCTGTTGTATCTGTTATGGCAAAGCCGAGTTGGAAGAAGAGAATCGTCCTCGAGATAGTAACTACGACAGCAATCATTCCAGTTATCACCTCTctccagaggaagaaaaggaaaacgaGGGTGAGGAAGCTGAAGAAGAGTTTTCACCGCAAGATTGTCAAAAACCACAAAGTGAAGAGAAACAAGATGAAATCTCCAAACCTCTGGATAAAGACACAGATTCGACTGATCCTGAATCTGACGCACCTTCACTCCAGAAGGAACTTCCCcacaaaatcaatcaaacatcTGCAGACTACACGTTGGCTGAAGAAAGCGTTGACCTTCATTTGCCGTCTCAGGACGAGGACCAACAAACTGTCCGATGGTTTAATAGTGAAGCTGAAGATTCGAGCGTCACTGCTGCTCCTGATGCAGCTGTTTGCGATAATGATATGATTACCATATCTGTGATGTCTGAGGAAATATCCCCCCCTGACACGTTGGCTTTACCCCAAGACCAAGGAAGTGACCAAATGCAAACTAATGGCACGAGTCCGGACCTTGACCCTCTCATGTGGAAACCAGCCTTACCGTCTGTGGAGCGAAGTGAGCTGAGGGATCAGGACGAGGGCAGCATGTCGTCTCCTGCTGTTGAAGCAGAGAGCGGGATATCCAGCATGGCTGTCAGTCCTGATTTACAAGATGCTGGTCATGACTTTGGCGAAACCCTAGAAAATATGGTAGTTCCACAACTGGATTGTGATCCACAGTCAGAAGAAGTGACAGAGGCTAAAACCAACCTCTACGCCGATGATGCTGCTGTTTCTGTCGTGAAGGACGATACTGCCGGTCTGGTGTTTGAGCCTTACCCATCACGTGTCTCCCAGCAGCCCCACAGCGAGCACACGGGCGAGGCCAAGTTCGACTCGTTTGCAGACAACGAGGACACGTTTGGCCACGAGATCGAGGACAGTTACCACACAGCACTGGAGCAGCTCATGTTGCAGATCTCAGCGAATGCAATGAACACAACCGATGAGCTGAGGAATCAAACAGATGAGAAGGTGGTTGTTGAGGTTGtgcagaagaaggagaagaaggaggacgTGAGAActgcaaagaaaatgaaaatggaggCAGAGACGGAGAAAGAAGAAGACGACTACGAAAAGACTGAAATCAGTATCATGGAGGCGACGATGGACAATAACGAATGGATCACGGAAAGTAACCAAGTCCTTCCCTGGA
This genomic window contains:
- the stbd1 gene encoding uncharacterized protein stbd1 isoform X1 gives rise to the protein MPLKNGNSVAVERRMDLASLFCMIGRHGPAVALAVMAMVSVLAAFIIYRSVRGKTRRKATAGDGDGERDGDGERESPGTRRDASGARWPEQELNPGDPRSSVEEATDVSDEVSSEMKDDADPFQRDLKLRHRRAPAAENKPSSYSPVGSYVQIPEDENTTAPDSEAGTGVQDSHGEAETHTEEATHNLECDTTTMAETKVESATHEGVREEEVLEEVRGDGGCWMELEVICDERNVEVEKEFEAEDQDDGSGTTDEDDSCCCICYGKAELEEENRPRDSNYDSNHSSYHLSPEEEKENEGEEAEEEFSPQDCQKPQSEEKQDEISKPLDKDTDSTDPESDAPSLQKELPHKINQTSADYTLAEESVDLHLPSQDEDQQTVRWFNSEAEDSSVTAAPDAAVCDNDMITISVMSEEISPPDTLALPQDQGSDQMQTNGTSPDLDPLMWKPALPSVERSELRDQDEGSMSSPAVEAESGISSMAVSPDLQDAGHDFGETLENMVVPQLDCDPQSEEVTEAKTNLYADDAAVSVVKDDTAGLVFEPYPSRVSQQPHSEHTGEAKFDSFADNEDTFGHEIEDSYHTALEQLMLQISANAMNTTDELRNQTDEKVVVEVVQKKEKKEDVRTAKKMKMEAETEKEEDDYEKTEISIMEATMDNNEWITESNQVLPWMNITVPSFSQDHKTTDQSPVDDRRSSSSLTDSSRVDTEPPPSTENRQTSSLSAVEENTENNKKVVAVHPMPQNVNVMFSLHYLTRSPYQTVAITGNQQELGNWKEFVSLERAKDGHWATVVSLPAESQVEWKFVLVEKGEVCRWEECGNRFLDTGSGDELTVQKWWGLL
- the stbd1 gene encoding probable serine/threonine-protein kinase kinX isoform X2, whose product is MPLKNGNSVAVERRMDLASLFCMIGRHGPAVALAVMAMVSVLAAFIIYRSVRGKTRRKATAGDGDGERDGDGERESPGTRRDASGARWPEQELNPGDPRSSVEEATDVSDEVSSEMKDDADPFQRDLKLRHRRAPAAENKPSSYSPVGSYVQIPEDENTTAPDSEAGTGVQDSHGEAETHTEEATHNLECDTTTMAETKVESATHEGVREEEVLEEVRGDGGCWMELEEFEAEDQDDGSGTTDEDDSCCCICYGKAELEEENRPRDSNYDSNHSSYHLSPEEEKENEGEEAEEEFSPQDCQKPQSEEKQDEISKPLDKDTDSTDPESDAPSLQKELPHKINQTSADYTLAEESVDLHLPSQDEDQQTVRWFNSEAEDSSVTAAPDAAVCDNDMITISVMSEEISPPDTLALPQDQGSDQMQTNGTSPDLDPLMWKPALPSVERSELRDQDEGSMSSPAVEAESGISSMAVSPDLQDAGHDFGETLENMVVPQLDCDPQSEEVTEAKTNLYADDAAVSVVKDDTAGLVFEPYPSRVSQQPHSEHTGEAKFDSFADNEDTFGHEIEDSYHTALEQLMLQISANAMNTTDELRNQTDEKVVVEVVQKKEKKEDVRTAKKMKMEAETEKEEDDYEKTEISIMEATMDNNEWITESNQVLPWMNITVPSFSQDHKTTDQSPVDDRRSSSSLTDSSRVDTEPPPSTENRQTSSLSAVEENTENNKKVVAVHPMPQNVNVMFSLHYLTRSPYQTVAITGNQQELGNWKEFVSLERAKDGHWATVVSLPAESQVEWKFVLVEKGEVCRWEECGNRFLDTGSGDELTVQKWWGLL